One genomic window of Dryobates pubescens isolate bDryPub1 chromosome 17, bDryPub1.pri, whole genome shotgun sequence includes the following:
- the LOC128897999 gene encoding beta-keratin-related protein-like: protein MSCFRPCPPRSCGTCGPTPLASSCSEPCFARCADSTVAIEASPVVVTLPGPILTSFPQNTVVGSSLSAAVGSSLSTGGVPISSGSSFGLGGSGLCLPVPRCNLNC, encoded by the coding sequence ATGTCTTGCTTCAGACCCTGTCCTCCACGCTCCTGTGGCACCTGTGGCCCAACCCcgctggcaagcagctgcagtgagccCTGCTTCGCCCGCTGCGCCGACTCCACGGTGGCCATCGAGGCTTCGCCGGTGGTGGTGACCCTGCCGGGCCCCATCCTCACCTCTTTCCCACAGAACACAGTCGTGGGCTCCTCTCtgtcagctgctgtgggcagctcgCTCAGCACCGGGGGGGTTCCCATCTCTTCCGGCAGCTCCTTTGGTCTGGGCGGCTCAGGCCTGTGCCTGCCTGTCCCCCGCTGCAATCTCAACTGCTGA
- the LOC128897998 gene encoding feather keratin 1-like: MAAIQRHLDRLERWAKENFTWFNKLCLPHREMSCFRPCPPRSCGTCGPTPLASSCSEPCFARCADSTVAIEASPVVVTLPGPILTSFPQNTAVGSSLSAAVGSSLSTGGVPISSGSSFGLGGSGLCLPVPRCNLNC, from the exons ATGgctgccatccagaggcacctggaccggctggagaggtgggcaaaGGAGAACTTCACGTggttcaacaag CTTTGCCTCCCTCACCGAGAGATGTCTTGCTTCAGACCCTGTCCTCCACGCTCCTGTGGCACCTGTGGCCCAACCCcgctggcaagcagctgcagtgagccCTGCTTCGCCCGCTGCGCCGACTCCACGGTGGCCATCGAGGCTTCGCCGGTGGTGGTGACCCTGCCGGGCCCCATCCTCACCTCTTTCCCGCAGAACACAGCCGTGGGCTCCTCTCtgtcagctgctgtgggcagctcgCTCAGCACCGGGGGGGTTCCCATCTCTTCCGGCAGCTCCTTTGGCCTGGGCGGCTCAggcctgtgcctgcctgtgccccgcTGCAATCTCAACTGCTGA
- the LOC104301089 gene encoding beta-keratin-related protein, whose product MSCFRPCPPRSCGTCGPTPLASSCSEPCFARCADSTVAIEASPVVVTLPGPILTSFPQNTAVGSSLSAAVGSSLSTGGVPISSGSSFGLGGSGLCLPVPRCNLNC is encoded by the coding sequence ATGTCTTGCTTCAGACCCTGTCCTCCACGCTCCTGTGGCACCTGTGGCCCAACCCcgctggcaagcagctgcagtgagccCTGCTTCGCCCGCTGCGCCGACTCCACGGTGGCCATCGAGGCTTCGCCGGTGGTGGTGACCCTGCCGGGCCCCATCCTCACCTCTTTCCCGCAGAACACAGCCGTGGGCTCCTCTCtgtcagctgctgtgggcagctcgCTCAGCACCGGGGGGGTTCCCATCTCTTCCGGCAGCTCCTTTGGTCTGGGCGGCTCAGGCCTGTGCCTGCCTGTCCCCCGCTGCAATCTCAACTGCTGA